The window tgcctctctctctctctcatgaataaataaaatcttaaaaaaaaaaaaaaatcaccactgCTGCTTCAGTCTGGCTTCTGACCTCTACCTGCAGGGCCTTCCTCATAATCCCAGTGTAATTTGAATACACAAAAGTGCTAGGTGCCTtcatttggggggtggggggcagtttaAATCCCTGAACTGCCTCTTAAAGAGTGAGGAGAAAAGGGTCCTCTACAAAGGAAAAGTTGCTGTCAACTGCTTCAGCACCACAGGCCAGGAAGGACAGCCCATCCCCACCTCTGTCATTCCGGTTGTTTTGGAAGTTTACAAACACGGAGTCCACATTGGTCTTCTCCTCCACATACTCCAGTGTTGCAGTCAAACTAGAGGCCAGAGGGAAGAATTACAGTGTTTAGTGAACTAAAAATCCAGACCCTTACTTGGAGTAGAAGAAATCTTATTGCTCAATGTTTTTTGACCTAAGCCAGGAAGTGAAAGTTGATGAacttgcattgattttttttttctctgaaagccAAGGATTGCACACAATAGAACTGACACCCATGCCCTGCAAGGGGCCTGAGGAGAAGAAACTGCTCTATAAAGATAAACAGAAGGCGCGCATCCTATTATTCAACTATTTATGGATCCTCACTTCTGTGTTTCTGAATCTGAGTCCAGCAGCCTCCTGTGGGCTGTTATTCCTGGAAGTCCAGATTCTCGCTTGGCTCACAGGCTTGTCTGCACACCACTTCAGTGGTATGAAAGTATCAACCCTCATAGGTTAGCCTACCCACTACCTGATTATGACATAAAAGAAGGAAACCTGGgaagcccgggtggttcagcggtttagtgccgcctttagcccagggtgtgatcctggagacctgggatctagtcccacgtcgggttccctgcacgcagcctgcttctccctctgcctatgtctctgcctctttctgtctctcatgaataaatcttaaaagaaaaaaaaaaaacctcctgcctcttcctctctcaccctCCTTCCCTGCTTTCCCTTCTGGGCTTAGTCACCTTTCCCGGTTGCCTTGATCCAAGGCCCGATATGGAATATCCAGGAAGAGTCGATGGTCACAGAGAAGACCGTGCCAATGGGTAGAGGTCTGGGGGGTGAGGCGGAAATGGAAGTCTAACTGCACTGGGTCCTGGTGGAGCAGAGGGTCAGTAGCCAGCACCGTCAGCTTCCcagcctggaaaagaaaaaagtaatagttTCCTATGCTCATCTCAAATCGCAGGCCAATTTGTGTCTGAGAAAGCAAATtggcctgcagggagcctgggagaaCTGGAGCCAAAGTCTTACTCTATCCCGTAATCCTAGGACCTAATTCTCTATGGTAGAGCTTTTCTTGATATCAAACAATCTAGAAAGGAGTGCAGTTGCAGTACCGCTGCCTGCTTACCTCACCTGAGGGATGCACCAACCCTTCAGAAACTTAAATCCGTTTATTCCTTAAGCAACATTGTGTCATTTGTTTACTGTCTCACTGATAATGCTCTTCCGCTTTTTTCCGTTATAGGGGTTTTCTCTGAattctatttctcatttaaaGTGCAGAGGTCACCCACAGGCATGTTACTGCAGTGTGATACAGGGGCAAGTTGAGTTCTGGGTTCTAGTTCCTGCTTAGCATCTAAGCAACTTTATGTCCCAGAAGTCTGGTCTGCTCTTTGTTCCCACTTCCTCTTTTCCCATTCTGCTTTTTGccaccagctctgtgaccttgattTAATATCTCTGGGTCAGAATCCTTGTTTCTAAAGCAAGTAGCTATTATACATGAGTTCCAATATCTACAATTTTCCAACTAGCTAATGCCCCTTCTTCACAAGGTACTATTAACATTACGCCAGGGGCTTCCCCAGCACGGCATCAGTGCACAGTCCACTTACCGAGTATAATTCTTTAAACTGGTTGTGATCACCCTGCTCAGTGCTTCTGACCACCTGAAGGCCTGCTAGGGACTCAGGAGCACTGAAGGCAGGAACGGGGCCGGAGTGTCAAGTCCTCCCGTTCCTTATAAGTGATGCTGGTTGGAAAAAGAGCCCCAAGTTAGTTCCCTCTGCATCTGAGAAGAGAGGATCATAACTTCCAGGTACATAGGACTAGGATCTGGCACTGTCTTCTGTATCTTCTGTGAACCAGCCTGTTTCCATTCTCCCAGGCCAGCCAGatggaataattttaaagttcCATGCCAGCCTTCTATCCTATTTTGCTATTATCTCTTGCCACTTGGAAATTTCCtgcaaattcttttatttttcctgacagTTTACATAAACAACTATAAGTAGAGATGAAAATAAGTACCTTTTATAACAAGGCAGCATCTTCTCCCGGAGGGTGATCCGGTATTTGTAGCAGTAAAGGTAATAGGCGTATGGTGACCAGATCGGGTAGAGGTAGTTCCGTGTTTTTCCCCTCTTGATATAAgaaagggagaaggcagaggggcgTGACCTGTAACAAGGCAGTTTCTCAGTTCAGTGCCTCCCTGCGGCAAAGTGAGGTTCAGAAATGGGTGGCAGAGGTTCAGGCAACCTGGTGTCATTGTGACCCAGTGGGCACTATGACATGGGCAAGGAGTCAGCCCTTATGTCACTTCAGGGCTCCACTCTGCTGCTCCCCTACCCCACCCAACCCCCTTAACTAAGGCTCCTGTTCATCTAGTATGTATTTCATGGCTGTACTGCCATTAAAATACTTTACTTTCTGTACTGATTGTAAACAGCCCTGCCTGAGCACTTGTCAAGGGCACCCAACCTGGCCGCTTATTCTggcatatgcatgcatgtgtgtgcgcacTATCGagcaacacacacatacaccatccCACTTTAGCAACTAAATGGTTCGTGTCTGACACTAGATTTCCAAGGCCCTGATCCAACGTCTGATCTGATATGTTGGTTCCCAGTTCCTatcaatttgatatttttattaccatCCCTACCTTTAATAATCCAGGGGTGCTACACATCGTTGAATTATTTCATTGCCTTGTAAGGTAAGAATTGCAAACTAAAAGCCTCCAGGAACCAGGAGAGCTAATGAAAAttagtagagggatccctgggtggcacagcggtttggcgcctccctttggcccagggcgcaatcctggagactcgggatcgaatcccacgtcgggctcccggtgcatggagcctgcttctccctctgcctgtgtctctgcctctctctctctgtgtgtgcgtgtgtgactatcataaataaataaaaattaaaaaaaaaagaaaaaaaattagtagagCTCCTGGGTGGGGCTGTAGCAAAAGGGAAAGCTCATACCCT of the Vulpes lagopus strain Blue_001 chromosome 5, ASM1834538v1, whole genome shotgun sequence genome contains:
- the OAZ3 gene encoding LOW QUALITY PROTEIN: ornithine decarboxylase antizyme 3 (The sequence of the model RefSeq protein was modified relative to this genomic sequence to represent the inferred CDS: deleted 1 base in 1 codon), whose product is TEKLPCYRSRPSAFSLSYIKRGKTRNYLYPIWSPYAYYLYCYKYRITLREKMLPCYKSITYKEREDLTLRPRSCLQCSESLAGLQVVRSTEQGDHNQFKELYSAGKLTVLATDPLLHQDPVQLDFHFRLTPQTSTHWHGLLCDHRLFLDIPYRALDQGNRESLTATLEYVEEKTNVDSVFVNFQNNRNDRGALLRAFSYMGFELVRPDHPALPPWDNVIFMVYPLERDLGRLPSEPP